From Natrinema amylolyticum, the proteins below share one genomic window:
- a CDS encoding MBL fold metallo-hydrolase, protein MNRIRLGNEEFEGRNNAYVLDDDAADELALVDTGLATDSVRRDLRDGLAERGYDFADVDDIVLTHFHVDHAGLAGEIQAESDATVYVHEADAPLVAQEPDAIAAVEDRRRERLEEWGVPEDARAELLAFLESAEIDGRPADPTPIEDGDVLEVGGRTLETVHAPGHAAGLCCFETDGGDEAFVGDAVLPVYTPNVGGADVRVERPLQQYVETVERLIDRDYERVWPGHRDPIDEPTKRAETILEHHRERTAAILAFLDEHGPADAWTVSAHLFGDLEGIHIVHGPGEAFAHLDHLHHEGRLAYENGEYRPVTKTVDTDVTL, encoded by the coding sequence ATGAATCGTATCAGGCTGGGGAACGAAGAGTTCGAGGGTCGAAACAACGCCTACGTGCTCGACGACGACGCCGCGGACGAACTCGCGCTCGTCGATACCGGGCTCGCCACCGACTCCGTTCGACGGGACCTCCGCGACGGTCTCGCCGAACGCGGCTACGACTTCGCCGACGTCGACGACATCGTTCTCACCCACTTCCACGTCGATCACGCCGGACTGGCCGGCGAGATTCAGGCCGAAAGCGACGCGACGGTCTACGTCCACGAGGCCGATGCGCCGTTGGTCGCCCAGGAACCGGACGCGATCGCGGCCGTCGAAGACCGCCGCCGGGAACGCCTCGAGGAGTGGGGCGTTCCCGAGGACGCACGGGCGGAACTCCTCGCCTTCCTCGAGTCGGCCGAAATCGACGGGCGGCCGGCCGACCCGACGCCGATCGAGGACGGTGACGTTCTCGAAGTCGGCGGACGGACCCTCGAGACGGTCCACGCGCCGGGACACGCGGCGGGACTGTGCTGTTTCGAAACCGACGGCGGTGACGAGGCGTTCGTCGGTGACGCCGTCCTCCCGGTGTACACGCCGAACGTCGGCGGCGCGGACGTCCGGGTCGAGCGGCCCCTCCAGCAGTACGTCGAGACCGTAGAGCGACTCATCGACCGCGACTACGAACGGGTCTGGCCCGGTCACCGCGACCCCATCGACGAGCCGACCAAGCGGGCCGAGACCATCCTCGAGCACCATCGCGAGCGAACGGCGGCGATCCTCGCCTTCCTCGACGAACACGGGCCTGCCGACGCCTGGACGGTCAGCGCCCATCTGTTCGGCGACCTCGAGGGAATTCACATCGTCCACGGCCCCGGCGAGGCGTTCGCCCATCTCGATCACCTCCACCACGAGGGCCGTCTCGCGTACGAAAACGGCGAGTATCGGCCAGTAACCAAAACGGTCGATACCGACGTGACTCTCTGA
- the gatB gene encoding Asp-tRNA(Asn)/Glu-tRNA(Gln) amidotransferase subunit GatB, protein MTAQTVQQGDLVTVIGLEVHVQLETDTKIFCGCSTEPSDEPNDNVCPVCLGLPGALPVLNEGAVEAAVKIGKAIDADIPEETRFHRKNYYYPDLPKNFQITQYDEPICQDGELEVSVEGQRRTVAIERAHLEEDPGSLQHVGGGGGIDSAEYTLVDYNRAGTPLMEIVTAPDFRSPSEVRAFLAELEEVLEYLSVFDAERDGSLRIDANLSIIPADDIDGDDTDEIGSDALEAANRTEVKNISSHKGAEKALAYEETRQKNAIQRGRAVEQETRHWDESRGITVSMRSKEEEKDYRYFEEADLPPLRVSHWKEEIAIPELPSARRERFRAEYGLSEEAASKLTSTKQVADFYEDVAGEFDPDLAATWVADNLLGELNYRDIEITEIEGRLEEVKRLVELVADDEITAKNARETVLRSMLDDGRTPDEVVKEEGLGKTGEDEVQRAVVEAIDENPDAVGDYEAGDDGAINFLVGQVMQKTGGSADPGDVNQLLRSELEG, encoded by the coding sequence ATGACTGCCCAGACCGTCCAGCAGGGCGACCTCGTGACCGTCATCGGCCTCGAGGTCCACGTCCAACTGGAGACCGACACGAAGATCTTCTGTGGCTGTTCGACCGAGCCGAGCGACGAGCCCAACGACAACGTCTGTCCGGTCTGTCTCGGGCTCCCGGGGGCGCTGCCGGTACTCAACGAGGGCGCCGTCGAGGCCGCCGTCAAGATCGGGAAGGCGATCGACGCCGACATCCCCGAAGAGACGCGGTTCCACCGGAAGAACTACTACTACCCCGACCTGCCCAAGAACTTCCAGATCACTCAGTACGACGAGCCGATCTGCCAGGACGGCGAACTCGAGGTCTCCGTCGAGGGCCAGCGGCGCACCGTCGCGATCGAGCGCGCCCACCTCGAGGAGGACCCGGGCAGTCTCCAGCACGTCGGCGGCGGTGGCGGCATCGATTCGGCGGAGTACACCCTCGTCGACTACAACCGCGCGGGCACGCCCCTGATGGAGATCGTCACGGCACCCGACTTCCGCAGTCCGAGCGAGGTTCGGGCCTTTCTCGCCGAACTCGAGGAAGTCCTCGAGTACCTGAGCGTCTTCGACGCCGAGCGCGACGGCAGCCTGCGGATCGACGCCAACCTCTCGATCATCCCCGCGGACGATATCGACGGCGACGACACCGACGAGATCGGGAGCGACGCGCTCGAGGCCGCGAACCGGACGGAGGTCAAGAACATCTCGAGTCACAAGGGCGCGGAGAAAGCGCTGGCCTACGAGGAGACGCGCCAGAAGAACGCGATCCAGCGCGGCCGCGCGGTCGAACAGGAGACCCGCCACTGGGACGAGTCCCGGGGCATCACGGTCTCGATGCGTTCGAAAGAGGAGGAGAAGGACTACCGGTACTTCGAGGAAGCTGACCTGCCGCCTCTCCGTGTGTCCCACTGGAAAGAGGAGATCGCGATTCCGGAACTCCCCTCGGCCCGCCGCGAGCGGTTCCGGGCCGAATACGGTCTGAGCGAGGAGGCCGCCTCGAAGCTCACCTCGACGAAGCAGGTCGCGGACTTCTACGAGGACGTCGCGGGCGAGTTCGACCCCGATCTCGCCGCCACGTGGGTCGCGGACAACCTGCTGGGCGAACTCAACTACCGCGACATCGAGATCACGGAGATCGAGGGCCGCCTCGAGGAGGTCAAACGGCTCGTCGAACTCGTCGCCGACGACGAAATCACGGCGAAGAACGCCCGCGAGACCGTCCTGCGGTCGATGCTCGACGACGGCCGGACGCCGGACGAGGTCGTCAAAGAGGAGGGACTGGGCAAGACCGGTGAGGACGAAGTCCAGCGGGCCGTCGTCGAGGCGATCGACGAGAATCCCGACGCCGTCGGCGACTATGAGGCCGGCGACGACGGCGCGATCAACTTCCTCGTGGGGCAGGTCATGCAGAAGACCGGCGGCAGCGCGGATCCCGGCGACGTGAATCAGCTCCTTCGATCCGAACTCGAGGGGTAG